A genome region from Carassius gibelio isolate Cgi1373 ecotype wild population from Czech Republic chromosome A23, carGib1.2-hapl.c, whole genome shotgun sequence includes the following:
- the LOC127944511 gene encoding pancreatic progenitor cell differentiation and proliferation factor B — MAAIPASGSLVATHDYYRRRIGSTSSNSSCGSSEYSGEVIPHHPGLPKQDSGHWWSSFFFGKQNQPGMGTLTEEAQQKSGVVSVTNGQVTCIAREMVMKQVSESSDAGKSEAGTSPRS; from the exons ATGGCAGCCATCCCAGCTAGTGGTTCCCTAGTTGCTACTCACGACTACTACAGAA ggcgcATTGGCTCTACATCCAGTAACAGCTCGTGTGGCAGTTCAGAGTACAGTGGGGAGGTTATTCCACATCACCCAG GTCTGCCCAAACAGGATTCGGGTCATTGGTGGTCCAGTTTCTTCTTTGGGAAGCAGAACCAGCCTGGGATGGGAACTCTTACTGAGGAGGCTCAGCAGAA GTCAGGGGTGGTGAGTGTGACCAATGGGCAGGTGACGTGTATTGCCCGGGAAATGGTGATGAAGCAAGTGAGCGAAAGTAGTGATGCAGGCAAGTCGGAGGCGGGGACTTCTCCTCGTTCCTGA